From a single Silene latifolia isolate original U9 population chromosome 6, ASM4854445v1, whole genome shotgun sequence genomic region:
- the LOC141587176 gene encoding haloacid dehalogenase-like hydrolase domain-containing protein Sgpp, with protein MTTSSVDTCSSDSKNALLKLAPVEAILFDVDGTLCDSDPLHHYAFREMLLEIGFNGGVPIDEEFFIKNIAGKHNDDIARALFPDDFERGLKFTDDKETYFRRLVKEQLKPVDGLHKLVKWVKDHGLKRAAVTNAPRANAELMISMLGLTEFFQAIIIGSECEHAKPHPEPYLKGLEAIGASKEHTFIFEDSPSGIKAGVAAGMPVIGLSTRNPEDFLMEAKPTFLIKNYEDPKLWDALEELERQGGIKTQV; from the exons ATGACAACGTCCTCCGTTGATACTTGTTCATCTGATTC CAAAAATGCTCTGCTCAAACTTGCTCCAGTTGAAGCTATCTTATTTGATGTAGATGGGACCTTGTGTGATTCAGATCCTCTCCATCATTATGCTTTCCGGGAAATGCTTCTAGAG ATAGGCTTCAATGGTGGTGTCCCAATCGACGAGGAATTCTTCATTAAGAACATAgctggaaaacataatgatgataTTGCTAGGGCACTCTTCCCTGATGATTTCGAGAGAGGTTTGAAGTTTACAGATGATAAAGAAACCTATTTCAGGAG ATTGGTCAAAGAACAGCTTAAGCCCGTGGATGGTCTCCACAAATTAGTGAAATGGGTTAAAGATCATGGCTTAAAAAGGGCGGCTGTTACAAACGCGCCGAGAGCTAATGCCGAACTCATGATTTCAATGCTCGGACTCACCGAGTTCTTCCAGGCTATTATCATTGGAAGTGAGTGTGAACATGCTAAGCCACACCCTGAACCTTATTTGAAGGGTCTGGAAGCAATTGGGGCATCAAAAGAGCATACCTTCATCTTCGAG GATTCTCCTTCTGGGATTAAAGCGGGAGTGGCAGCCGGAATGCCAGTTATTGGATTAAGTACCAGAAATCCCGAGGACTTCTTGATGGAAGCGAAACCAACCTTCCTTATAAAGAACTACGAGGATCCGAAACTATGGGATGCTTTGGAGGAGCTTGAAAGGCAAGGTGGGATTAAAACTCAGGTGTAG